From one Montipora capricornis isolate CH-2021 chromosome 10, ASM3666992v2, whole genome shotgun sequence genomic stretch:
- the LOC138019693 gene encoding arrestin domain-containing protein 3-like, translating to MDTINLFAVEIYGDGSFHPGEVIYGDVYLKATDELTLREIRVEFYGEAKVNWTETAKSGRVRKRLGFLDYTNDEHYLNIAVTVYGKAPGQSGPNPVLTAGEHSFPFEFRIPEENLPSTFVGKNGYVKYWLKAILDRPWKDDKAVAEAFTVLERVDVNQAEFLCPSQIQEDRTMGCLCCVSGPLNVTVRTDRSAYCKGELMTVTVYANNQTSYRILGVELELVQDTIYIASGGKRTFTNEILTNVTKAGKASSTEGNDFFDMVPMLIPSTTPTMKSCRCIKISYQVKFTLLLRGTVNFRVFIPITIGSIQGAKSSGKGSTPSPSVTFMGLPSTSMDETDGFTLYPGEAPPTYAESVRGQTRRYDAVYFNKGTLDMPQFSSSVRERSKDETSKE from the exons ATGGACACAATAAATTTGTTTGCAGTTGAAATTTACGGAGATGGAAGTTTTCATCCGGGAGAGGTCATTTATGGCGACGTTTATTTGAAAGCAACCGACGAACTGACTCTGCGAGAAATTCGCGTCGAGTTTTACGGAGAGGCGAAGGTGAATTGGACAGAAACAGCAAAATCTGGGAGAGTTAGGAAAAGACTGGGATTTCTGGACTACACGAATGATGAGCACTACTTGAACATTGCTGTTACAGTCTATGGGAAAG CTCCCGGACAAAGCGGTCCCAATCCAGTCCTCACTGCTGGAGAACACTCTTTCCCATTCGAATTTCGTATCCCAGAGGAGAATCTCCCCTCAACATTTGTTGGAAAAAATGGCTATGTGAAGTATTGGCTTAAGGCTATTCTTGACCGGCCGTGGAAGGATGACAAGGCAGTCGCAGAGGCTTTTACAGTGCTTGAAAGGGTGGATGTTAATCAAGCAGAATTTCTG TGTCCTTCTCAGATCCAAGAGGATCGGACCATGGGATGCCTATGTTGTGTGTCCGGTCCACTGAACGTCACAGTCCGAACAGACAGGAGTGCTTACTGTAAAGGAGAATTGATGACAGTCACAGTGTATGCAAACAATCAAACGTCTTACAGGATTCTTGGAGTGGAGTTGGAGCTTGTTCAGGATACTATTTACATAGCATCTGGAG GTAAAAGAACGTTTACAAACGAAATTCTCACAAACGTTACAAAAGCAGGCAAGGCTTCGAGCACGGAAGGGAACGACTTCTTTGACATGGTGCCGATGCTGATTCCATCAACAACACCTACGATGAAGAGCTGCAGGTGTATCAAGATATCTTATCAAGTTAAG TTCACGCTACTACTCCGCGGAACAGTTAACTTCCGGGTGTTCATTCCAATCACAATCGGCTCCATTCAGGGGGCCAAATCGTCAGGTAAGGGATCCACTCCATCACCTAGCGTCACCTTCATGGGCTTGCCTTCAACCTCCATGGATGAAACGGACGGCTTCACACTTTATCCAGGTGAAG CCCCGCCAACTTATGCTGAGAGCGTAAGAGGCCAAACACGAAGATACGATGCTGTCTACTTCAACAAGGGAACGCTGGATATGCCGCAGTTTAGCAGCAGTGTCAGAGAAAGATCGAAAGATGAAACTTCAAAGGAGTAA